A window of Parasynechococcus marenigrum WH 8102 contains these coding sequences:
- the yidD gene encoding membrane protein insertion efficiency factor YidD has product MDGKVEVEVVPGLAMLEPDQSQVTPLVHEPATVSVSPLAFVLAAINAALAWLMLAGIGFYRRFISPLIGPRCRFTPTCSAYGLEAIQRHGPWKGGWLTVKRLLRCHPFTPCGCDPVPD; this is encoded by the coding sequence ATGGATGGGAAGGTAGAGGTTGAAGTCGTGCCGGGCTTGGCCATGCTGGAACCGGATCAGTCCCAGGTGACGCCGCTAGTGCACGAACCAGCCACTGTATCGGTCAGCCCATTGGCGTTCGTCCTCGCTGCGATCAACGCTGCGCTGGCCTGGCTGATGCTGGCTGGGATCGGGTTTTACCGGCGTTTCATCTCACCGCTGATCGGTCCCCGCTGTCGCTTCACCCCCACCTGCAGTGCCTACGGCCTGGAGGCGATCCAGCGGCACGGCCCTTGGAAGGGAGGTTGGCTCACCGTGAAACGGCTGCTGCGCTGCCACCCCTTCACCCCCTGCGGCTGTGATCCGGTGCCGGACTGA
- a CDS encoding glutaredoxin family protein, producing the protein MQVLVLYSRQGCCLCEGLEQRLIALNLAGLGITLQVIDIDGQDVSPELKARYDLEVPVLVAQGRELPRVSPRLSSEGLFNWLHKVLVDSGLM; encoded by the coding sequence ATGCAGGTGCTGGTGCTGTACAGCCGCCAGGGCTGCTGTCTCTGTGAGGGGCTCGAACAACGATTAATCGCCCTCAACCTGGCTGGGCTTGGGATCACGCTGCAGGTGATTGACATTGATGGCCAAGACGTCTCCCCCGAGCTGAAGGCCCGATACGACCTGGAGGTGCCGGTGCTGGTGGCCCAGGGTCGGGAGCTGCCACGGGTGTCACCGCGGTTGTCCAGTGAGGGCCTGTTCAACTGGTTGCATAAGGTTTTGGTTGATTCAGGTCTGATGTAA
- the rpsD gene encoding 30S ribosomal protein S4: MARYRGPRLRITRRLGDLPGLTRKAAKRSYPPGQHGQARRKRSEYAIRLEEKQKLRFNYGVSERQLVRYVKKARAQEGSTGTNLLKLLENRLDNVCFRLGFGPTVPGARQLVNHGHVTVNGRVTDIASYQCKPGDVVAIRERKCSKQLAEGNLEFPGLANVPTHLELDKAKLSAKVTGRCEREWVALEINELLVVEYYSRKV, from the coding sequence ATGGCTCGATACCGCGGCCCTCGTCTGAGGATCACGCGGCGCTTGGGAGACCTCCCCGGTCTCACCCGGAAGGCCGCAAAGCGGTCCTATCCCCCCGGTCAGCACGGCCAAGCCCGTCGCAAGCGCTCTGAATACGCGATCCGTCTCGAAGAGAAGCAAAAGCTTCGCTTCAACTACGGCGTCTCCGAGCGTCAGCTCGTGCGCTACGTGAAGAAAGCGCGCGCCCAGGAGGGTTCCACCGGAACCAACCTGCTCAAGCTGCTCGAGAACCGTCTCGACAATGTCTGTTTCCGCCTCGGCTTCGGTCCCACCGTGCCCGGCGCCCGTCAGCTGGTGAACCACGGCCACGTGACCGTGAATGGCCGTGTCACCGACATCGCCAGCTACCAGTGCAAGCCCGGCGATGTGGTCGCCATCCGCGAGCGCAAGTGCAGCAAACAGCTGGCTGAAGGCAACCTGGAGTTCCCCGGTCTGGCCAACGTGCCGACCCACCTGGAACTGGACAAGGCCAAGCTCAGTGCCAAGGTCACCGGTCGCTGTGAACGCGAGTGGGTTGCTCTGGAAATCAATGAGCTGCTGGTGGTGGAGTACTACTCCAGAAAGGTCTGA
- a CDS encoding DUF4079 domain-containing protein: MAEPEALQNLSPHQWWGLIHPALIILFVYPVVGATIRLGILARERRLEINPIADTVPLEHAQHGSWVTGGVVVAVLIGLSHSLAGADLGLRLLLGFVVLIGYISLLRSRLIWQRLLAGAISWGGMLILGLQPTVERLSDQPWTGLFWQSHFWMGWILTGLLLSSTAIHPLIGRSTRIRRWHVATNVLVALLLAMQAISGSRDLVISGLLTLH, translated from the coding sequence TTGGCTGAACCTGAGGCTCTGCAGAACCTCAGCCCCCATCAATGGTGGGGGCTGATCCATCCAGCACTGATCATCCTGTTCGTCTACCCAGTGGTGGGAGCGACGATCCGATTGGGAATCCTGGCGCGGGAACGGCGATTGGAGATCAACCCAATTGCGGACACAGTGCCCCTTGAGCATGCCCAGCACGGCTCCTGGGTGACGGGCGGAGTTGTGGTGGCGGTGCTGATCGGCCTCAGCCACAGCCTGGCAGGAGCAGACCTCGGCCTCAGACTCTTGCTGGGGTTTGTGGTGCTGATCGGCTACATCTCCTTACTGCGTAGCCGTCTGATCTGGCAGCGGCTTCTGGCAGGTGCCATCTCCTGGGGTGGAATGTTGATCCTGGGGCTGCAACCGACCGTGGAAAGGCTGAGTGATCAGCCCTGGACAGGATTGTTCTGGCAATCCCATTTCTGGATGGGATGGATTCTCACCGGGTTGCTGCTCAGCTCAACGGCGATCCACCCCCTGATCGGTCGCAGCACACGAATACGGCGCTGGCATGTCGCCACCAACGTGCTCGTGGCTTTGCTGTTGGCCATGCAGGCGATTTCTGGAAGCCGTGATCTGGTGATCAGCGGCCTGTTGACGCTGCATTGA
- a CDS encoding fatty acid desaturase has protein sequence MESDDGVAAWQIFNTIIPLILCSIAICNLTGNLTLESVVLTPLLFALIILFLSRSFSLMHDCGHHSLFRSKTSNRIAAFALSLVHAMPHHPWSRGHAFHHKHNGNWNRYRGPSALTTLREYKTRNIYSQFIYQFLRHPLMLLPGGFYYLVVKPRAALLLGLIELIYKAVANGLRELSKGKIFNIYSFISNHKSSFFYTKEEGYDTLANSICVALAWYWIGSAIGHWHFWILYSSIMSVSASIMIAVFFVQHNFPGSYASGDEDWSYFKGAIEGSSFLIMPRVLNWFTADIAYHHVHHLSERIPNYRLRKCHEDNLNQFISVKRLQLHQLWNCFSLILWDHESCQLVSANRLGHN, from the coding sequence ATGGAAAGCGACGACGGAGTTGCTGCCTGGCAAATTTTCAACACTATTATCCCGTTAATACTGTGTTCGATTGCTATCTGCAATCTTACCGGAAACTTAACACTAGAATCTGTCGTTTTAACCCCATTACTTTTCGCATTAATCATCCTATTCCTAAGTAGAAGTTTCTCTTTGATGCATGATTGTGGTCATCACAGTCTATTTCGATCGAAAACGTCCAATCGAATTGCCGCCTTTGCCTTGAGCCTTGTCCATGCAATGCCTCATCACCCCTGGTCAAGGGGCCATGCATTTCACCATAAGCATAATGGCAACTGGAATCGCTATAGAGGCCCATCCGCTCTAACTACGCTTCGCGAGTACAAGACAAGAAACATATATTCCCAATTCATATACCAATTCCTACGTCACCCCCTAATGCTTCTACCAGGAGGATTTTACTATCTCGTTGTTAAGCCAAGAGCTGCACTCCTTCTAGGACTCATTGAGCTCATCTACAAAGCGGTAGCGAATGGACTACGCGAACTTTCAAAGGGGAAAATTTTCAACATATACTCATTCATCAGCAATCATAAATCAAGCTTCTTTTATACTAAAGAGGAAGGCTACGACACTCTTGCTAATAGCATCTGCGTTGCACTGGCCTGGTATTGGATTGGAAGCGCAATCGGCCACTGGCACTTCTGGATTTTGTATTCCTCAATCATGAGCGTCAGCGCATCAATCATGATTGCTGTATTTTTTGTTCAACACAATTTTCCAGGCTCATACGCGAGTGGCGACGAAGATTGGAGTTACTTCAAGGGCGCAATCGAGGGCTCATCATTCCTAATAATGCCTCGTGTGCTCAATTGGTTCACCGCAGACATTGCCTACCATCACGTACACCACTTGTCCGAAAGGATCCCAAATTACCGCCTACGCAAGTGCCACGAAGACAATCTCAATCAATTCATCAGCGTCAAGCGACTGCAACTTCATCAACTCTGGAATTGTTTTTCATTGATTCTCTGGGATCACGAATCATGCCAACTTGTTTCAGCCAATCGACTAGGACACAATTGA